A window from Solanum stenotomum isolate F172 chromosome 7, ASM1918654v1, whole genome shotgun sequence encodes these proteins:
- the LOC125871254 gene encoding uncharacterized protein LOC125871254: MHGLKSHDCHILMQQLLPIALRNLLPVNVLKPLIELSNFFRGICSKDLKIGDLEKLQDRVAITLCHLERIFPPSFFDIMEHLLIHLAEEAMLGGPSQYRSMWFIERFLLCLKNYVRNRRYPEGAIAEGRWIDELMTFCSWYLDDVETKSNPPLRNDVLSSETTDQEGRRSSREKGFKLDDITRAQAHRYVLFNSTSTTSYRDEHIKEIKKENPRLSRHNVDRIHNEIFQLWFRNHVEKMHMAGEKISEDIQTLAIGPLIQAKRMTGYICDGVRYLTESRDVKRKTQNSGIMLKAITQSYASTKDKNPILAEVSFYGILTDIIELYYSKNLKFVLFKCKWVNNSKGLIKKDDYGFTLVNFNHLLYTRHQLSDEPFIFASQAQQVFYVDHPMEKEWRMVVKLKPRGFYDLGDDTPTTEHKEGHMELWPEQQLDDTTFETEEDIEWVREGVPGLEIDPETLESNEAYDEDDNIS; the protein is encoded by the exons ATGCATGGGTTGAAGAGTCATGACTGCCATATTTTAATGCAACAACTCCTTCCTATTGCCTTGCGGAATCTCCTGCCAGTGAATGTACTTAAGCCATTGATTGAATTAAGTAATTTCTTTAGGGGCATTTGTTCAAAAGATCTGAAGATAGGTGACTTAGAAAAACTCCAAGATCGAGTTGCAATAACTCTATGTCATTTGGAGAGAATATTTCCTCCATCTTTCTTTGATATCATGGAACATCTACTTATCCATTTAGCTGAAGAAGCAATGTTGGGAGGACCTTCACAATATCGTTCAATGTGGTTTATCGAACG GTTCTTGCTTTGTCTTAAAAACTACGTAAGGAATAGACGTTATCCAGAAGGTGCGATTGCAGAGGGACGTTGGATAGACGAGTTAATGACGTTTTGCTCATGGTATTTAGATGACGTCGAGACTAAGTCTAATCCACCTCTAAGAAATGATGTTTTATCTAGTGAAACGACAGACCAAGAGGGTCGTCGATCAAGTAGAGAGAAAGGATTTAAGCTTGATGACATTACACGTGCTCAAGCCCACAgatatgttttatttaattctacCTCCACAACTTCATATCGTGA tgaacatataaaagaaatcaagaagGAAAATCCTCGTCTATCAAGACATAATGTGGATCGAATTCATAATGAAATATTTCAACTATGGTTTAGAAATCAC GTCGAGAAGATGCATATGGCTGGTGAAAAAATATCTGAGGATATTCAAACTTTAGCTATTGGCCCATTAATACAAGCAAAAAGAATGACTGGCTATATATGTGATGGAGTTAGATACTTAACAGAGTCTCGTGATGTTAagagaaaaactcaaaatagtGGTATTATGTTAAAGGCTATCACTCAAAGTTATGCAAGCACAAAGGATAAAAATCCCATATTGGCAGAGGTTTCTTTTTATGGAATCCTCACAGACATAATTGAGTTATATTATTCCAAGAATCTCAAGTTTGTATTGTTTAAATGTAAATGGGTGAACAATAGCAAGGGTCTTATTAAGAAAGATGATTATGGATTTACTCTTGTGAATTTTAATCATCTACTGTATACAAGACATCAGTTATCAGATGAACCATTCATCTTTGCTTCTCAAGCTCAACAAGTGTTTTATGTCGATCATCCTATGGAAAAGGAGTGGCGAATGGTTGTTAAACTTAAGCCAAGAGGTTTTTATGATTTAGGTGATGACACACCAACAACTGAGCATAAGGAAGGACATATGGAGTTGTGGCCTGAACAACAATTGGATGACACAACATTTGAAACTGAAGAAGACATTGAATGGGTTAGAGAAGGAGTACCAGGATTAGAAATTGACCCAGAAACTTTGGAAAGTAATGAAGCATATGATGAAGATGACAACATATCTTAG
- the LOC125869771 gene encoding uncharacterized protein LOC125869771 — protein sequence MVYHYLCFHCSVRFTFCLSSSSLLLLDLLEFEDYKESNCSGRTLISISGLFVWTLQVIYLMDKSWINILNRLDPLYENGAKEFFHFASLDRPDASAILCPCRKCRNMKFVQKDLIVEHIVVDGFLTSYTSWIYHGEELFSSKLVNQLDKGDEMQDMLHEAFGIPPTSFVDMDTSAEGFDGSNQHNMGFDKKTEEFFRLLKEAERELYPRSKYSLLSFLVRLLHLKCLNGWSNKSFSMLLELLKDVLPEGETLPKSFYDSKKIIKDLGLEYKKIHACPNDCMIYWNETKDRTSCKFCKAPRYKQFKGASVNSSLETSKIPSKVFRYFPLIPRLQRLFMSAKTSTQMRWHAEGRTRDGVMRHPANSIAWRKFDEAHTDFARDPRNVRLGLASDGFSPFKSMSISHSTWPVILIPYNLPPWLCMKQPYMILSTIIDGPCAPGNDIDVYLQPLVDELKELWVGVATYDISNNHMFQMRATLLWTISDFPGLGNLSGYGVKTRYACPCCLTKTKHTRLKNGRKYCFMSHRRWLSHGHKFRKDKVAFNGLVELDGAPKRLTGIEILKQLNNVKNKFGKDLLAKSRKRKWDDVDNLVQNIWNKKSIFFELEYWKDNMIRHNLDMMHIEKNVFDNIFWTLLNVDGKGKDNLNSRLDLQEMGI from the exons ATGGTGTACCATTACCTTTGTTTTCATTGTTCCGTTAGATTCACCTTTTGTCTCTCTTCCTCTTCTCTTTTACTACTTGATTTACTTGAG TTTGAAGATTACAAAGAAAGCAACTGTAGTGGAAGAACATTGATATCAATTTCAGGACTCTTTGTGTGGACTTTGCAG GTTATATACTTAATGGATAAAAGTTGGATAAATATATTGAATAGGCTTGATCCTTTATATGAGAATGGAGCCAAAGAGTTTTTTCATTTTGCATCATTAGATAGGCCAGATGCATCTGCAATATTGTGTCCATGTCGAAAGTGTCGTAATATGAAATTTGTTCAAAAAGATTTGATTGTTGAACATATTGTGGTTGATGGATTTCTAACTAGTTACACTAGTTGGATTTATCATGGTGAGGAgctattttcatcaaaattggTCAATCAGTTAGATAAAGGTGATGAGATGCAAGACATGTTACATGAAGCATTTGGAATTCCTCCTACATCTTTTGTTGATATGGACACTAGTGCTGAAGGATTTGATGGGTCAAATCAACATAACATGGGTTTTGATAAGAAGACTGAAGAATTCTTTCGCTTACTGAAAGAAGCTGAACGTGAGTTATATCCTAGAAGCAAGTATTCACTACTTTCGTTCCTTGTTCGTCTATTACACTTAAAGTGTCTCAATGGATGGAGTAACAAATCATTTTCCATGCTATTAGAGTTGTTAAAAGATGTGCTTCCAGAAGGTGAAACATTGCCCAAGTCCTTTTATGATTCAAAGAAGATTATTAAAGATTTAGGACTTGAATATAAAAAGATACATGCATGTCCAAATGATTGTATGATTTATTGGAATGAGACGAAAGATAGAACGTCTTGTAAGTTTTGCAAAGCTCCAAGATACAAACAGTTCAAAGGGGCATCAGTTAATTCTAGTTTAGAAAcatcaaaaattccatcaaagGTGTTTAGATATTTTCCATTAATACCACGACTTCAAAGACTATTTATGTCAGCTAAAACATCTACTCAAATGAGATGGCATGCTGAAGGTCGCACTAGAGATGGAGTAATGCGACATCCTGCAAACAGTATTGCTTGGAGGAAATTTGATGAAGCACATACAGATTTTGCTCGAGATCCTCGAAATGTTAGACTTGGATTGGCTTCAGATGGCTTTAGTCCATTTAAGTCTATGTCTATCTCACATAGCACATGGCCTGTTATCTTGATTCCATATAATTTGCCACCATGGTTGTGCATGAAACAACCATATATGATATTATCAACTATTATTGATGGTCCTTGTGCACCAGGTAATGATATTGATGTCTATCTACAACCCTTAGTTGATGAGTTAAAAGAATTGTGGGTTGGTGTTGCCACTTATGACATATCAAACAATCACATGTTTCAAATGCGTGCAACATTGCTTTGGACAATTAGTGATTTTCCAGGGTTAGGTAACTTATCAGGATATGGTGTGAAAACTAGATATGCTTGTCCATGTTGTCTTACCAAAACTAAACATACAAGGTTGAAAAATGGGCGAAAATATTGTTTCATGTCTCATAGACGATGGTTATCTCATGGACACAAGTTTCGAAAAGATAAAGTGGCATTCAATGGCCTTGTGGAGTTAGATGGAGCACCTAAACGGTTGACGGGAATTGAGATTCTTAAGCAATTGAATAATGTTAAAAACAAGTTTGGTAAAGATCTATTGGCCAAATCTCGTAAAAGGAAATGGGATGATGTTGATAATTTGGTGCAAAATATATGGAACAAAAAGAGCATATTTTTTGAGTTGGAATACTGGAAAGACAATATGATTCGTCATAATCTTGATATGATGCATATTGAAAAGAATGTCTTTGACAATATATTTTGGACATTATTGAATGTTGatggaaaaggaaaagataatTTAAACTCCCGTTTAGATTTACAAGAGATGGGGATCTGA